A genomic region of Miscanthus floridulus cultivar M001 chromosome 3, ASM1932011v1, whole genome shotgun sequence contains the following coding sequences:
- the LOC136541860 gene encoding sugar transport protein 14-like, giving the protein MAGGFGGGGAAGGRAEFYEGKITGYFILACIVGSFGGSLFGYDLGVSSGVTSMDDFLKKFFPDVYHRKQAHLHETDYCKYDNQLLTLFTSSLYFAGLVSTFGASYVTKRRGRRASIMVGATSFFLGGAINAAAMNIAMLIVGRVLLGVGIGFGNQAVPLYLSEIAPYRIRGAVNQLFQLTTCLGILVADIINYFTDRLHPWGWRLSLGLAMGPATAIFVGALFLPETPNSLVERGHLEEARRVLEKVRGTHKVDAEFEDLKEASDAARAVTGTFRNLLAVRNRPQLIIGALGIPAFQQLSGMNSILFYSPVIFQSLGFGSSAALYSSIITGSMLVVGALISMVSVDRLGRRFLFIEAGIQMISSMVVVAVILALKFGKGEELSKGVSTVLVVAICLFVVAYGWSWGPLGWLVPSELFPLEMRSAGQSVVVCVNLFWTAAVAQCFLAALCHLRWGVFVLFASLIVVMSIFVILLLPETKQVPIEEIWMLFDKHWYWKRIVRRDPKYQGNLHQQQQEMSRA; this is encoded by the exons ATGGCCGGCGGgttcggcggcggcggggcggccgGCGGGAGGGCCGAGTTCTACGAGGGCAAGATCACCGGCTACTTCATCCTCGCCTGCATCGTCGGCTCCTTCGGCGGATCCCTCTTCGGCTATGACCTCGGAGTCTCTA GCGGCGTGACTTCCATGGACGACTTCCTGAAGAAGTTCTTCCCGGACGTGTACCATCGGAAGCAGGCGCACCTGCACGAGACGGACTACTGCAAGTACGACAACCAGCTGCTGACGCTCTTCACCTCCTCGCTCTACTTCGCGGGCCTCGTCTCCACCTTCGGCGCCTCCTACGTGACCAAGCGCCGCGGCCGGCGCGCCAGCATCATGGTGGGCGCCACCAGCTTCTTCCTGGGCGGCGCCATCAACGCGGCCGCCATGAACATCGCCATGCTCATCGTCGGGCGCGTGCTCCTGGGCGTCGGCATCGGCTTCGGCAACCAGGCCGTGCCGCTCTACCTCTCGGAGATCGCCCCCTACCGCATCCGGGGCGCCGTCAACCAGCTGTTCCAGCTCACCACCTGCCTGGGCATCCTCGTCGCCGACATCATCAACTACTTCACGGATCGGCTGCACCCGTGGGGGTGGCGCCTCTCGCTGGGGCTTGCCATGGGCCCCGCCACCGCCATCTTCGTCGGAGCGCTCTTCCTGCCGGAGACGCCCAACAGCCTCGTGGAGCGCGGCCacctggaggaggcgcgccgcGTGCTGGAGAAGGTGCGCGGCACGCACAAGGTGGACGCCGAGTTCGAGGACCTCAAGGAGGCCAGCGACGCCGCGCGCGCCGTCACGGGCACGTTCCGGAACCTGCTCGCCGTGCGCAACCGGCCGCAGCTCATCATCGGCGCGCTCGGCATCCCGGCGTTCCAGCAGCTGTCGGGGATGAACTCCATCCTCTTCTACTCGCCCGTCATCTTCCAGAGCCTTGGCTTTGGATCCTCCGCGGCGCTCTACTCATCCATCATCACCGGCTCCATGCTCGTCGTTGGCGCGCTCATCTCCATGGTCTCCGTCGACCGTCTCGGCCGCCGCTTCCTCTTCATCGAGGCGGGCATCCAGATGATCTCCTCCATGGTCGTCGTTGCTGTGATCCTTGCCCTCAAGTTCGGGAAAGGCGAGGAGCTGAGCAAGGGCGTGAGCACGGTGCTGGTGGTGGCCATCTGCCTCTTCGTGGTGGCCTACGGCTGGTCCTGGGGCCCCCTGGGATGGCTGGTGCCCAGCGAGCTGTTCCCGCTGGAGATGCGGTCGGCGGGGCAGAGCGTGGTGGTGTGTGTCAACCTCTTCTGGACGGCCGCCGTGGCGCAGTGCTTCCTCGCCGCGCTGTGCCACCTCCGCTGGGGCGTCTTCGTGCTCTTCGCCTCGCTCATCGTCGTCATGTCCATCTTCGTCATCCTCCTGCTGCCGGAGACCAAGCAGGTGCCCATCGAGGAGATCTGGATGCTCTTCGACAAGCACTGGTACTGGAAGCGCATCGTCCGAAGGGACCCAAAGTACCAGGGCAAcctccaccagcagcagcaggagatGTCCAGAGCATGA